From a single Ciconia boyciana chromosome 4, ASM3463844v1, whole genome shotgun sequence genomic region:
- the GDNF gene encoding glial cell line-derived neurotrophic factor isoform X2, translating to MTNTWEAAGLASELQTQNLAAPLGTSTPANMPEDYPDQFDEVVDFIQATIKRLRRSPDKQTPIFSRRERNRQNTATNIENSSKKGRRNQKGKNRGCVLTEIHLNVTDLDLGYETKEELIFRYCSGSCDAAETTYDKILKNLTRKKKLVTDKVRQACCRPTAFDDDLSFLDDNLVYHILKKHSAKRCGCV from the exons ATGACCAACACATGGGAAGCAGCAGGGTTAGCTAGTGAGCTACAAACACAAAACTTGGCTGCTCCATTAGGAACAAGCACACCAG CTAATATGCCAGAGGATTATCCAGATCAGTTTGATGAGGTAGTGGACTTTATTCAAGCCACCATTAAAAGACTGAGGAGGTCTCCAGATAAACAGACTCCGATTTTTTCTAGGCGGGAGAGAAACCGGCAAAACACAGCCACAAACATAGAGAATTCCAgcaaaaagggaaggaggaaccAAAAGGGCAAAAATCGAGGATGTGTCttaacagaaatacatttaaatgtgACTGACTTGGATTTGGGATATGAAACCAAAGAAGAGCTAATTTTCCGATATTGCAGTGGATCTTGTGATGCAGCCGAGACCACCTatgacaaaattttaaaaaacttaaccagaaagaaaaaactagtCACTGACAAAGTGAGGCAAGCTTGTTGCAGACCCACAGCCTTTGATGATGACCTGTCCTTTTTGGACGATAACCTGGTTTACCACATACTGAAAAAACATTCCGCAAAAAGGTGTGGATGCGTCTGA